CGACCATTGAAGTCGTTCTTTGACTTCATTGGGCGGACCGAAGCGACTCGAGGGGCTAGGCGTTGTAGCTGGACAATTATCAAAGTAAATTTTACATTTTATTCTAAAACAATATCCCTTATATACAATAATTATTCTTATAAAGGATTGTTACTATTATCAAAGAAAAAATCAAAGATGTAAAGAGAAAGGAAGAGATTTTACAACAGAATTTAAAAAAATTGTCGAAAGATATTTTATTTCATTAAAATATAGGATTATTTTTGCAAACCTGGATACCTTTGAATGAATTTTTCTGATTATAAGAAAAGGGCACTTCACTATGAAGCGCCCGGTCAATTTAATATTGCATCAAGGTTAAAATATCATAGCCATCCAGCTTTTTGCGGCCATCTAGATACGTAAGTTCAATCAGGAAGGCGATACCTGCCACGACTCCTCCTAGTTCTTCAACCAGCTTGATCGTTGCTTCGATCGTTCCGCCAGTTGCCAGCAAGTCATCGGTGATCAAGACTCTTTGTCCTGGCTTGATCGCGTCTTTATGGATTGTTAAAACGTCACTGCCATATTCAAGTCCGTAATTGACCTTGATTGTTTCGCGCGGAAGTTTTCCTTCCTTCCTGACAGGAGCGAATCCTACACCATGGGCATAGGCAACCGGACAACCGATGATGAAGCCGCGTGCTTCAGGACCGACTACAAGGTCGATTTGCTTTTCACGGGCATAAACCACGATTTGGTCTGTTGCATATCTATATGCCTCACCATTGTCCATTAAGGTTGTGATGTCCTTGAACTTAATGCCAGGCTTTGGCCAATCGGGAACGATTGTTACGAATTGTTTCAAATCCATTGAATAATTGCCTCCTCATTTTCCACCGACTCTTGAATGAATTGGTCAAACCAGTTCTTTAATTGCTCATACGAAGAGTAGAGCAATTCATTTTCAAGAGTGAATGCTTGCACCTTGTGCTGATATGTTTTGGATTCAGATAAATCCCTTTTCGGGACATTTTCTTCTAGTGAAATAAACCCATTGTTTATTTTAACAAAATCTAGTTCAAAAAACACCTGCGACATGAAATCTATTGTTTCTTTTGTCCAACCTCTATGCTTGGCCAATTCATCTCCATACCTTTTAAAATCAAATGGACCTTTCTTTGCGAGGAAAGCGTAAAACCATTTGAAATGCTCCCTGGTTGGCATAGTCGTGAAGAAATCGCTGTTTTCTTTGTAAAAATGGACATAAATCCTTCCGGGATTTTTCCCGGCAAATAATTTCTCCAGTATATCTTTGGAAGACGGCAGATCCAACAGCACGACATTGGATTGGTCTAACTCGATTTGCTCAGCTACCTCATCTGTTGATACTAGTTCCAATGAGTCTCCGATAATAGGAGAAAACTTATTTTTTAAATCGGAGTTAAAGAGAATCCACTTAATATTACTTCCTGGAATCATATCTGGAAGCTTTTCCAACCTTTTAAGCCCGCGGAAATCGAATAGCTGCCAGGACTTGACTGCTACGTCCCTGAGAAAAATCTGCGGCTTCTTGATATTGTTCCATTCGTTGATTGACAGTTCGCCAATGACCGACAGCTTAGAACTCGGTGAGATATGGTCATGGAGATGTCCAAAGCCGAATCCTATTCCATCTATCACATTACCTTCCTCTTCAAGTGCCAGCTTAAGATGTGACTGATCTGCTCCTATCTTCCTCAGGGTTGAAATATTAGCTCCATCAATCAGCACTTTCGGTTTAGGATTGCTTACTCCATACGGTGAAAGCATTCCAAGTTCATTTATCGTTTCAATCGTAATCTCTTTAACATCTATTCTGGCATCGATATGGGATACAGGAATTAAATCTTCTTCTTTCAGCTGTTCTTTGGCCAGGGAATTCAACCTGGACCTTAAATCGTCAACATCGTTAAGATTCAATGTCATGCCCGCAGCCATTGGATGGCCCCCAAAATGCGGAAGGATATCTCTGCAGGTTGATAGATTCTTAAAAAGGTCGAAACCGGCGATACTGCGTGCAGAACCCTTCGCTAGTCCCTTCTCTTTATCAAAACTGAGCACAATCGTTGGCCGGTAGTATTTTTCAACGAGTTTGGAGGCTACAATACCAATGACTCCTGCGTTCCAGCCTTCCTTGCCGACGACAAGGACTGAATTTTCTTCTATTGGATAATACATTTCTACTTCAGCAACTGCTTCTTCGGCGATTTGCGAAACAATGTTCTGGCGTTCTTTATTGATTGAATCAATCTCTTCCGCAAGCATCATAGCCTCTTCCGGATCAGATGTCATCATCAATTGCACAGCAGGATCAGCGCTGCCAAGCCGGCCGGCTGCATTAACCCGAGGGCCAATCATAAAACCGATTGTTTCTTCATCAATGGCTGCCCTGTCTGTTTTAGCCAGCTTAAGCAGTGCATTCAAACCAGGTGTCTGGCTAGACTTCAGTTTCTCTATTCCCCTTAGGGCAATCAGCCTGTTCTCCCCTAGCAAAGGCACAAGGTCGGCAATTGTCCCAATAGCGGCAAACTCCAACAAATGCTCCGGGACCCTCCCAAGCAAAGCATGTGCAACCTTAAAAGCAACACCTACACCAGCTAAATCCTTGAAAGGGTATACACTGTCGTCCAGCTTTGGATGGATGATGGCGAATGCATCTGGCAGGACTGGACCCGGTTCATGGTGATCCGTTATGATCAGGTCGACACCTAAGTCTTTGGCAACAGTTGCTTCATGAAGAGCTGAAATGCCCGTATCGACAGTAATGATCAAGCCAACTCCGCTGTCTGCGGCACTGCGGAATGCTTTCTCATTAGGACCGTACCCTTCTGTAAAACGGTTCGGTATGTAATAGTCGGCGTTTGCTCCGAGTTCAGCCAGGGCTTTCATCAGGACCGTCGTACTGCTTACACCATCTGCATCATAATCACCAAATACCAAAATGGGCTCCTGCGTTTCTATTGCCTTATTGATCCGCTCTACTGCCTTATCCATATTTTTCAGCAAAAATGGGTCGTGAAATTCGCTTTTTTGCCCAAATAAAAAATACCGGGCATCTTCCACGGTATCCAGTCCGCGATTGACTAGCAGAGAAGCAGTCAGATGATTTATGTTCAGATCTTTAGCGAGTGAATCTATTATTGTCTGGTCGGATTTTTTAACAATCCACCTTGATTTTGGCTTTAACATACGTTCACCTCTCAGCTTTTTCATTATACAAAAGCGGCGAGGCTGTTTCAATGACAATGAATGCTAATAAGGGGCTTTTAATTATGAACAGCAAAGAATTAGGTGAAAACAGTGGGAAAAATAATAAATGGCAGCACAATTGTATGCTGCCATTTTTGCATATTAATGGATATCTTCTATTTCGTGCTGGGGTGCTGTTTCCTCCGGCCGAGTTTCCTTTTGGGCCAGCTGTTCTTCTAGTGAATTGTTTTTCTTCTTCAATGTCTTTACTTCCCTTTGAAGTACAAACATCCTGAATAGACCGACAGAGCCAACGATGATTCCGCCCATCAATACAGAGCCTAAGATGACCAAAATTAACGGCCATTCTGATTCCCCAAATAAATAGTTCACTGTTACTGGATCGACATTGATGACTGCAAAAACAGCAACAATCAATGCGAATGCAAGCCCCAGCAGCAATGTCCACTGAAACTTCATGCTATCTCCTCCCCTGAGACTATTGAATATCTACGCCATCTTCAGAACTTCCACTCTCACTGTATGGGTTTATATGGACCAGAACATTTTGGACATTTTTGTTTTCCATCAGTTTCTTTTTCACACTTTTTCCAATCCGGTGGCCTTGTTCTACGGTAATATGTGGATCAACAGATATCTTCAAATCAATGATAACATAGTGACCGTGCTCTCTGGCATGTAATTCATCCAAATTCTTCACTTCTGGTATTGACTGTACAACAGTCCTGAATTCTTCTGTATCCTCATCATGCAGCACATGATCAAGTGTGTTATGGATAGACTCCTTGCCAAGCTTCCATGCCATCCTGATGACCAGCAAGGCTACAAGCAGCCCGGTCACCGGGTCGGCATATTCCAGCCAGCCTATACCAAAGATGCCGCCCAGCACCGCAGCGCTGATTCCTATAAGTGCTGCTATGGAAGAATAGACATCCGACCTATGCTCATACGCATTAACGATGAGCGCATCACTTTTCAATTGCTTTCCCAATTTGTATTTGTACCTGAACATTCCCTCTTTTACGATAATTGAAACGACTACAGCTACAATCGCGATTGATTTGGGAGGTTCAATAGGATGAAAGAATGCCTCAAAGGATGATCTGCCGATTTCGACACCCACAAGCATCAATAAGACTGCAACAATGATTGCGGCAATTGATTCGGCCTTTCCATGGCCGTAAGGATGGTCTTCATCCGGCGGTGCTTTCGCTGCCTTGAGACCTATGTATACAGCTAATGATCCAACTACATCAGATGCAGAATGGACAGCATCCGCTACAAGTGCTTTACTGTTCGCATAAATGCCTACTCCCCACTTTAATCCTGCAAGTAAAATATTACCGACAACACCAACCATTGCCGCAAATTCCGCTTTCTTAAATCGAACATCTTTTTCCAATAGCAAAATCCCTCCCTGTACAGAGCTTTTACATCGTTCTTTCTTTTTCCACCATATTTAGTCTGGCGGCATTCCTTTTATTTTATCCTGAAAAATGGATTTTCTAACCAAAGACGAAAAAATACCACGGGGTTGCCCCGTGGTATTTTAGTTTTGCTTTTATGAAATTAAACTTGCGGTTCATCTGAGTAGACTTTCTTTTCCTTATAAGTCTTGATTGTGCCTTTTTTCTTAAGCTCTTTATTTTTCCATACATACCAAAGCTGTGCTGCGATGAAGATGGAAGAATAAGTACCGGCAATCAGGCCGATAAGTAGAGCGAAAGAGAAATTCCAGATGGATGAACTTCCGAATATCAACAGAGCCACAACTGTTATGACAACAGTCAGGATTGTGTTGACCGAGCGGCCAAGTGTCTGGCGAAGAGCAGAGTTAACTACATCCGCAATATCTTCCGGTGTCTTCAAGCGTTTCTTCTTCACCATATTCTCACGCATCCTGTCAAAAGTAACAATCGTATCATTGATTGAATAACCGACAATTGTCAGGACGGCCGCGATGAAGGTGATATCTACTTCAAGCCTTGTCAGACTGAATAGAACGATGATAAAGAAAGCATCATGAAGCAGTGCGATTATAGCAGCCAGCGCCATGTAAATCTCGAAACGGATCGTTACATAGATAATGATCCCAACTGAGGCAATCGCAACAGCAATCATTGCATTTTTAGCCAGCTCCTTGCCGATTGTTGGCGAAACTGTTCCTACATTCGGCTCGGCACCGAATTCTTCCTTGAAGTGAGATTTAAGCTCAGAGATCTTATCTTTGGATAGAACTGTTTTAAATCTTGCAACGCCAATTTCGCCATTATCACCTGAGATGACAATATCGTTTGTTTCCAAATCAACTTGCTTAAGTTCTTCTTTTAATTGTTCCGCTGTAAGTTTGCTGTCAGACATGACCTCTACCCTTGTCCCAGCCGCAAAATCGATTCCAAGATTCAGGCGGAACACTAGGAGTGCAATCAGTCCAATACCGATAAGTACAGCTGAGGCGGTAAAGAACTTGTTTCGGCTCTTGATGAAATCGAAACGATCGAATTTAGTTTTTAAATCCAGTGAATCTAATCCTTCAGAGATATCATGAACTTCACTAGGTTTTACGCCGAACAATCCCGGCTTGTTTTTGAACAATCCGCTGTTCACTAGCAATCCAAGGAACAAGCGTGCACCGAAGACTGCTGTGATAAAGCTTGCAAGAATACTGATGATCAGCATGGTCGCAAAGCCTTTTACAGAGCTTGTACCATACGCGAATAATACGATTGCCGCTAGCAAAGTCGTGATGTTGGCATCAAAGATAGTAGACAGGGAGCCTTTGCTGCCCGCATCGAATGCGGCTTTGATATTCCGGCCAACCTTTAATTCCTCTTTGATCCGTTCATAAGTGATGATATTCGCATCCACCGCCATGCCGACACCGAGGATCAACGCCGCGATACCTGGCAGTGTAAGTACCCCGTTCATCCAGTCAAATACAAGCAGGATGAGGTACACGTAAATAGATAAAGTGATAACAGCGACTATACCAGGGATACGGTATAGAATCAGCATGAATGCGAAAACAGCAAGAATGCCGATGATCCCAGCAAAGACTGTTTCATTAAGAGCCTGTTCACCGAACTTCGCTCCAACAGAAGTAGAATACGTTTCTTCTAGATTAACCGGCAATGATCCAGCATTAAGCAAAGAAGCAAGCTGTTGGGCTTCTTCAATTGTAAAATTACCTGTGATTTCAACATTTTTTTGATTAAGGATCTTATCAACATTTGGATTGGAAAGGAACTTAGGTTCAGGCTTCGTCCTTTCTTCCTTATAGGAATCCTTGCCTTCCTCGAAATCCAGCCAGATAATCAGCTGATTTTCTGGATACATATCACGGATTTCCTTTGTGATCTCACCGAATTGGTCTCCATCTTTAAGAGTAATCGAAATACTCGGCTTGTTTTGCTGGTCGAAGCTTTGCTTCGCTCCGTTTTCTTCCAAGTCACTTCCATCCATCATGACGCGGTCGTTCACGTCACGGAAGGTAAGATTCGCTTCGGTAGAAAGGATCTCTCGTGCTTTATTCTGGTCTTTTACGCCAGCGAGCTGAACGCGAATCCGGTCATCTCCTTCAATTTGGATATTCGGTTCGCTGACACCAAGGACGTTGACCCTTCGCTCAAGCGCTTCAGCAGTGCTCTTTAAGGTTTCACGGTCAACAGTCTCGCCTTCTTTGCCATTTAGAGGCGTGACTTCATAAAGAACCTCAAAACCACCCTGCAGGTCTAGACCAAGTTTGATATCTTTCAATATATTCTGGGTTGTTGCACCCATGGCACTTCCGATTAAAATAACCAGCAAAAAGAAGGCCACGATGCGGCTGCGTTTTACCATTATGTATAAATCCTCCTTATTCTTCGCACAAACATGCTGCCAGACAAATAAAACATAAGACTATATAAATAAACAGTAGCCAATTTATAGCATTCTAATTATGTAACAGTTTAAAAAAACTGTCAATTAAGGTTTTTCCGTTATCTCCATAAAGAAAGTCTCTCTCTAGAAAAAATCAAATTATGGATTTTATCGGTTATATACAGACAAAAAAGCTATTGCCCCTGCTACTTCAGCAGTTCCTTTCGCTCCTCTTCATCATCGAGCGCAAAATCTCCCAGTTTGAAGGCTTCAACAGTGGTGAAGTTCATTACGTCTCCGATTTTTGCGGATAAAATATCAGCGATGATTTCATACATTTGTATTTCTTCTTTCGGTTTCTTCCATTTTTTCTTTGTGAGATAATCCCATAATTCTTTTTCTTTAACCTGTTCATAACCGAATATTTTGAATTCTTCAATTTTGCTTTCCAATGCCGGCTTTACCTGCTTGTAAAACCGTCCGTATTGATGGATTGAATTCATCCCCTGGCCCCCTCGTCCAATTTTCTAGTCTTAATGTTTTAACCTTGTCATGCTTTGTCCACTTTCTTGCATATAGTTAATTGTATATGAAATATGCATTTTTGAGAAGGCAGGGAGCGGAATGTCGAAGTTTTTAAAAGGAACATTTATTTTGTTAATGGCCGGGCTCGTCACGAGGGTGCTTGGTTTCATAAATCGGATCGTCATTGCCCGTTCCATCGGAGAAGAAGGTGTTGGTCTTTACATGATGGCCTTCCCCACTTTAGTGCTTGTCGTGACGATTACACAACTGGGTCT
This window of the Mesobacillus jeotgali genome carries:
- a CDS encoding LapA family protein, whose translation is MKFQWTLLLGLAFALIVAVFAVINVDPVTVNYLFGESEWPLILVILGSVLMGGIIVGSVGLFRMFVLQREVKTLKKKNNSLEEQLAQKETRPEETAPQHEIEDIH
- the recJ gene encoding single-stranded-DNA-specific exonuclease RecJ is translated as MLKPKSRWIVKKSDQTIIDSLAKDLNINHLTASLLVNRGLDTVEDARYFLFGQKSEFHDPFLLKNMDKAVERINKAIETQEPILVFGDYDADGVSSTTVLMKALAELGANADYYIPNRFTEGYGPNEKAFRSAADSGVGLIITVDTGISALHEATVAKDLGVDLIITDHHEPGPVLPDAFAIIHPKLDDSVYPFKDLAGVGVAFKVAHALLGRVPEHLLEFAAIGTIADLVPLLGENRLIALRGIEKLKSSQTPGLNALLKLAKTDRAAIDEETIGFMIGPRVNAAGRLGSADPAVQLMMTSDPEEAMMLAEEIDSINKERQNIVSQIAEEAVAEVEMYYPIEENSVLVVGKEGWNAGVIGIVASKLVEKYYRPTIVLSFDKEKGLAKGSARSIAGFDLFKNLSTCRDILPHFGGHPMAAGMTLNLNDVDDLRSRLNSLAKEQLKEEDLIPVSHIDARIDVKEITIETINELGMLSPYGVSNPKPKVLIDGANISTLRKIGADQSHLKLALEEEGNVIDGIGFGFGHLHDHISPSSKLSVIGELSINEWNNIKKPQIFLRDVAVKSWQLFDFRGLKRLEKLPDMIPGSNIKWILFNSDLKNKFSPIIGDSLELVSTDEVAEQIELDQSNVVLLDLPSSKDILEKLFAGKNPGRIYVHFYKENSDFFTTMPTREHFKWFYAFLAKKGPFDFKRYGDELAKHRGWTKETIDFMSQVFFELDFVKINNGFISLEENVPKRDLSESKTYQHKVQAFTLENELLYSSYEQLKNWFDQFIQESVENEEAIIQWI
- a CDS encoding post-transcriptional regulator; protein product: MNSIHQYGRFYKQVKPALESKIEEFKIFGYEQVKEKELWDYLTKKKWKKPKEEIQMYEIIADILSAKIGDVMNFTTVEAFKLGDFALDDEEERKELLK
- the secDF gene encoding protein translocase subunit SecDF, with amino-acid sequence MVKRSRIVAFFLLVILIGSAMGATTQNILKDIKLGLDLQGGFEVLYEVTPLNGKEGETVDRETLKSTAEALERRVNVLGVSEPNIQIEGDDRIRVQLAGVKDQNKAREILSTEANLTFRDVNDRVMMDGSDLEENGAKQSFDQQNKPSISITLKDGDQFGEITKEIRDMYPENQLIIWLDFEEGKDSYKEERTKPEPKFLSNPNVDKILNQKNVEITGNFTIEEAQQLASLLNAGSLPVNLEETYSTSVGAKFGEQALNETVFAGIIGILAVFAFMLILYRIPGIVAVITLSIYVYLILLVFDWMNGVLTLPGIAALILGVGMAVDANIITYERIKEELKVGRNIKAAFDAGSKGSLSTIFDANITTLLAAIVLFAYGTSSVKGFATMLIISILASFITAVFGARLFLGLLVNSGLFKNKPGLFGVKPSEVHDISEGLDSLDLKTKFDRFDFIKSRNKFFTASAVLIGIGLIALLVFRLNLGIDFAAGTRVEVMSDSKLTAEQLKEELKQVDLETNDIVISGDNGEIGVARFKTVLSKDKISELKSHFKEEFGAEPNVGTVSPTIGKELAKNAMIAVAIASVGIIIYVTIRFEIYMALAAIIALLHDAFFIIVLFSLTRLEVDITFIAAVLTIVGYSINDTIVTFDRMRENMVKKKRLKTPEDIADVVNSALRQTLGRSVNTILTVVITVVALLIFGSSSIWNFSFALLIGLIAGTYSSIFIAAQLWYVWKNKELKKKGTIKTYKEKKVYSDEPQV
- a CDS encoding cation diffusion facilitator family transporter — translated: MEKDVRFKKAEFAAMVGVVGNILLAGLKWGVGIYANSKALVADAVHSASDVVGSLAVYIGLKAAKAPPDEDHPYGHGKAESIAAIIVAVLLMLVGVEIGRSSFEAFFHPIEPPKSIAIVAVVVSIIVKEGMFRYKYKLGKQLKSDALIVNAYEHRSDVYSSIAALIGISAAVLGGIFGIGWLEYADPVTGLLVALLVIRMAWKLGKESIHNTLDHVLHDEDTEEFRTVVQSIPEVKNLDELHAREHGHYVIIDLKISVDPHITVEQGHRIGKSVKKKLMENKNVQNVLVHINPYSESGSSEDGVDIQ
- a CDS encoding adenine phosphoribosyltransferase; its protein translation is MDLKQFVTIVPDWPKPGIKFKDITTLMDNGEAYRYATDQIVVYAREKQIDLVVGPEARGFIIGCPVAYAHGVGFAPVRKEGKLPRETIKVNYGLEYGSDVLTIHKDAIKPGQRVLITDDLLATGGTIEATIKLVEELGGVVAGIAFLIELTYLDGRKKLDGYDILTLMQY